In Treponema primitia ZAS-2, a genomic segment contains:
- a CDS encoding nuclease gives MKNMNERNDNRKPNRFGIRNFSGPALKVSLSAFILPVILAACLNPVQDAKPPVLGRVLVSLGDGGGRSLLPPTTDFTKFTLVFSSGEKTVTMDLTGDDSKTISAGGYGVDLELGTWNLTVSAYTGTAPDYTLTAESAEAVEIVVSWGSISVQKIWLIPVTVGNGTFSWDISFPITMGTFINDVATLELKKPDGAIAVHQDLLAANLTNTATEKVSKGSVDIPVEYYDVVIRLQKDEKLAGRAELARIFPGLTTDAVFSFTEDDFVSQKYLMGEIQDPANTSGLTLSDVRITAFDSDPRVAGNPISDPVTVTEGRWALKVPVDTSSAYFKVEFHLSGNTPGVYETIEGPFNTTVTNEGALTEPIPPAAIIPFQAQVDDILYFTLEDAIEAAKNISATKSASNPVIVTLLEDISLSSPITISTGTFVKLVSRPASGAGEGKTLSRATTDSLFTVETGGYLELGGDATLTINGEKGTYSAVTSALITVDGGAFTMTSSSIRENHDHGVYVESGTFTMSGGSITGNENSGVGMLDGTFTLKGGNIGGELIEGNTAVSGGGVLMSGGIFEMSGGSISGNASSGVASTDGTGGGVAVHGGTFTMSGGSIRNNTAFSLSGGSGGGVYVSAGDFDMQGGSITGNKARTLSANDGYGGGVYKDGNGKFEMKGSASIASNEAGDGGGVYVAAGGFDMQGGSIAENKANFSAVNNGNGGGVYVKNGRFYMQNNSSIKENEAMQDGGGVYMENGAFTMDPGTSIASNSAGQDGGGMLLYSSSNKEFKIQGSITGNSAQNGGGMFVELSNANTLYFAGIIGGDDPGKGNTAVMGGGMYIKNYRLTMNLISNTSGFITGNTASTNGGGVYVDAVSFTVKGATAITGNTATGTGGVPGLGGGVYVNGGTFNMQDTSSIKENEAGQDGGGVYVANAGIFTMYSTSFIKENEAGQDGGGVYVNAGTFNMQDTSSIKENEAGQYGGGVYVANAGSFAMMHTSFMKKNEAGQDGGGVYVVNAGSFVMEGATAITWNTASINGGGVYVDAGSFNMLNTSLIEKNMAGQDGGGVYVADGNFDMGTYSSDSPSISENTASDGGGIYVANPGTVNFNQGSITGNTASTNGGGVYVDAGSFTMGGNSAITGNTASTNGGGVYVDAGSFTMEGNSAITGNIASTNGGGVYVDAGNFKIGYSLSDNTSIFENTAINGGGMYVANPSGTVTFLYGSITGNTATGTGGVLGLGGGVYSKKTLANTSLVVDNTPDNYIYISP, from the coding sequence ATGAAAAATATGAATGAGCGGAATGATAATAGAAAACCGAACAGGTTTGGGATACGAAATTTTTCGGGCCCGGCCCTGAAGGTTTCCCTTTCCGCATTTATACTTCCCGTCATATTGGCAGCCTGTCTTAACCCGGTTCAAGATGCCAAGCCCCCGGTTTTGGGGCGGGTACTGGTGTCCCTTGGGGATGGAGGGGGGAGAAGTTTGCTGCCCCCAACTACTGATTTTACCAAATTTACCCTCGTTTTTAGTTCCGGAGAAAAAACAGTAACAATGGATCTTACCGGTGATGATTCCAAAACCATTAGCGCCGGTGGGTACGGGGTGGACCTGGAGCTGGGAACCTGGAATTTAACTGTTAGCGCTTATACCGGGACCGCTCCGGATTATACGCTCACTGCGGAGAGTGCAGAAGCGGTAGAAATTGTAGTTAGCTGGGGCAGTATCAGTGTGCAAAAAATATGGCTCATCCCTGTAACGGTGGGCAATGGTACTTTTTCATGGGATATCAGTTTTCCTATTACCATGGGTACTTTCATTAACGATGTTGCGACGCTGGAATTAAAAAAACCGGACGGCGCTATTGCAGTCCACCAGGACCTATTAGCCGCTAATCTTACGAATACGGCCACAGAAAAAGTGTCGAAGGGATCGGTCGATATTCCTGTTGAATACTATGATGTGGTTATCAGGCTGCAAAAAGATGAAAAGCTTGCGGGGCGGGCTGAGCTGGCGCGTATTTTCCCGGGGCTGACCACAGATGCGGTCTTTAGCTTTACTGAGGATGATTTTGTGAGTCAGAAGTACCTGATGGGGGAAATTCAAGACCCTGCCAATACTTCCGGTCTAACCCTGTCAGATGTCAGGATAACTGCTTTTGACAGCGACCCCCGGGTCGCCGGAAACCCGATTTCCGACCCGGTTACGGTTACTGAGGGCAGATGGGCGTTGAAAGTTCCGGTTGATACTTCCAGCGCCTATTTTAAGGTGGAATTCCACCTGAGCGGTAATACTCCCGGAGTTTACGAAACAATCGAAGGCCCATTTAACACCACGGTAACTAACGAAGGCGCCTTAACCGAACCCATTCCCCCGGCAGCCATCATCCCTTTTCAGGCGCAGGTGGACGACATACTTTATTTCACCCTTGAGGATGCCATAGAAGCAGCAAAAAACATATCCGCAACTAAATCTGCGTCTAACCCGGTTATTGTAACCCTGCTTGAGGATATATCTCTAAGCAGCCCAATAACCATTTCAACCGGAACCTTTGTAAAACTTGTTTCCCGTCCCGCCAGTGGAGCCGGCGAAGGGAAGACCTTAAGCCGGGCTACGACTGACAGTCTTTTTACGGTGGAAACCGGCGGATACCTGGAATTGGGTGGCGATGCGACCCTTACCATTAATGGTGAAAAAGGGACTTATAGTGCTGTGACCAGCGCCTTGATTACCGTAGATGGCGGCGCCTTTACCATGACAAGCAGTTCTATCCGTGAGAACCATGACCACGGGGTGTATGTAGAGAGCGGCACCTTTACCATGTCGGGGGGGTCCATCACCGGAAACGAAAACAGCGGGGTGGGAATGCTTGATGGTACATTTACCCTGAAAGGCGGAAACATAGGCGGCGAACTCATCGAAGGAAATACCGCTGTAAGCGGCGGCGGGGTGCTCATGTCCGGCGGTATCTTTGAAATGTCAGGCGGTTCGATATCCGGAAATGCGTCGTCCGGCGTTGCCAGTACTGATGGTACCGGTGGCGGGGTGGCCGTGCATGGTGGTACGTTTACCATGTCGGGTGGTTCAATCCGCAATAATACTGCCTTTAGCCTTTCTGGCGGATCCGGCGGCGGTGTGTATGTGAGTGCCGGCGATTTTGATATGCAAGGCGGCTCCATCACCGGGAATAAAGCCCGGACCCTGTCAGCAAACGACGGTTATGGCGGCGGGGTGTATAAGGACGGCAACGGTAAGTTTGAAATGAAAGGCAGCGCTTCCATTGCCTCGAATGAGGCTGGTGACGGCGGCGGGGTATATGTGGCAGCCGGCGGATTTGATATGCAAGGCGGTTCTATAGCTGAAAATAAAGCCAACTTTAGTGCAGTAAACAACGGTAATGGCGGCGGGGTGTATGTGAAAAACGGTAGATTTTATATGCAGAATAATTCTTCCATCAAAGAAAATGAAGCTATGCAAGATGGCGGTGGGGTGTATATGGAAAATGGAGCGTTTACCATGGATCCCGGTACTTCTATTGCTTCTAACAGTGCTGGTCAAGATGGCGGCGGAATGTTGTTGTACTCATCTTCTAATAAAGAATTCAAAATACAGGGTTCCATCACCGGCAATAGTGCTCAAAACGGTGGTGGAATGTTTGTAGAGCTCTCTAATGCTAACACGCTTTATTTCGCTGGAATTATAGGAGGTGACGATCCCGGCAAGGGGAATACTGCTGTAATGGGTGGAGGGATGTATATAAAAAATTATAGGTTAACCATGAACCTAATTTCTAATACCAGCGGTTTTATCACTGGGAATACTGCTTCCACCAATGGCGGCGGGGTGTATGTAGATGCCGTGTCATTTACCGTGAAAGGCGCCACCGCCATCACTGGGAATACCGCGACCGGAACCGGCGGTGTGCCTGGCCTTGGCGGCGGGGTGTATGTGAATGGCGGTACTTTTAATATGCAGGATACTTCCTCCATCAAAGAGAATGAGGCTGGTCAAGATGGCGGCGGGGTGTATGTAGCTAACGCCGGGATATTTACTATGTATAGTACTTCTTTCATCAAAGAAAATGAGGCTGGTCAAGATGGCGGCGGGGTGTATGTGAATGCCGGTACTTTTAATATGCAGGATACTTCCTCCATCAAAGAGAATGAGGCTGGTCAATATGGCGGCGGGGTTTATGTAGCGAATGCCGGGTCGTTTGCCATGATGCATACTTCCTTCATGAAAAAGAATGAGGCTGGTCAAGATGGCGGCGGTGTGTATGTGGTGAATGCCGGGTCGTTTGTCATGGAAGGCGCCACCGCCATCACCTGGAATACTGCCTCCATCAATGGCGGCGGGGTGTATGTGGATGCGGGGTCGTTTAATATGCTGAATACTTCTTTAATCGAAAAGAATATGGCTGGTCAAGATGGCGGCGGTGTGTATGTGGCTGATGGGAATTTTGACATGGGAACCTACAGTAGCGACAGCCCCTCCATTTCCGAAAATACCGCCAGTGATGGAGGAGGAATTTATGTGGCGAACCCTGGTACTGTTAACTTCAATCAAGGTTCTATCACCGGGAATACCGCCTCCACCAATGGCGGCGGGGTGTATGTGGATGCGGGGTCGTTTACTATGGGAGGCAACAGTGCCATCACCGGGAATACTGCCTCCACCAATGGCGGCGGGGTGTATGTGGATGCGGGGTCGTTTACCATGGAAGGCAACAGTGCCATCACCGGAAATATCGCCTCCACCAATGGCGGTGGGGTGTATGTGGATGCGGGGAATTTTAAGATTGGATACAGCTTAAGCGACAACACCTCCATTTTCGAAAACACCGCAATAAATGGGGGAGGAATGTATGTGGCAAATCCTTCTGGTACTGTTACCTTCCTTTATGGTTCCATCACCGGAAATACCGCGACCGGAACCGGCGGTGTGCTTGGCCTTGGCGGCGGCGTTTATAGCAAAAAAACTCTCGCTAATACTAGCTTAGTAGTAGATAATACTCCCGACAACTATATATACATATCACCCTAA
- a CDS encoding adenylate/guanylate cyclase domain-containing protein — protein sequence MTIHKTSALVALGSSVIFFLLSLTPFFQQGENKVYDSFLRFRPKRERIDNVVFLDVDDLSVAHIGVFPWPRSIMADGLLRLKEYGADAAIFDIEYIDKSPTQVDEVYLRDGLRADYNRRFSQIGANVAELLNAVGAGYIPVKEAPAYIGDMMDLIADERDGLYRDTLAITRDNDEYLAQAAALFGKAWGTLNLQDEFPLTGEQAERRPLAEQRFSYPLTADEDVPVGNNIDILAAIPSFMSAVRGAGFTNVEIDSDGIRRRIFLTRKVGDHWYLQLAFAPLMEYLGYPSIELHPRKLIIKGAEAGDRVIPLDSAGAMLLDWPTASYRDSYSHISFLRFSLLTEYEAHIEQYLDALLFADRHLFPHIVENSGTLAAILNNANDERSRAVEGTDEASFAKYMVLRDQGLVQLEEFLDGAGDYLETETLGFLENPGGLDPEYIRQEAEYCQNLLEYLQTELKALEETRGYLRENLAGKLCIIGRVDTGTTDIGVNPFHGEYVNVGTHAVVLDTILSSSFITPLPSFWSILILFLLGPLVIISISNVTPGLRFLLGISADLLFFIFSFCLFYFKGIFLAPLNPALALITALVLRETLAYVGTEKEKKFIRSAFSRYLAPKVIEQIIADPSKLQLGGQKREMTAMFTDIRSFSTISEALGDPAMLVQLLNFYLTRMSNIVMEHQGTIDKYEGDAIIAFFGAPLELPNHAVMACRSAVEMKKAELAINRDAISEGLVTEAAIEALLKKGIITESGRSEPVFTRIGLNTGDMVVGNMGTPNKMDYTIMGDAVNLAARLEGVNKQYNTRGILISEYTRAQIGEEFLLRRLDRVRVVGKNEPIRLYEIVDMADAASAEDAKRVGLFNAALDFFENRDWAAADEGFQAVLEMAPLDGPGLIYRKRCAAFRKKTADDNWDGVFNLDEK from the coding sequence ATCACTATACATAAAACATCGGCCCTGGTAGCCCTGGGGTCAAGCGTCATATTTTTTCTCCTCTCCCTGACCCCCTTTTTCCAGCAGGGGGAAAACAAGGTCTACGATAGTTTCTTGCGGTTCAGGCCCAAGCGGGAACGGATAGACAATGTAGTTTTTCTGGATGTGGATGATCTGTCGGTGGCGCATATCGGGGTGTTTCCCTGGCCGCGCTCGATAATGGCCGACGGGCTGCTCAGGCTTAAAGAATACGGGGCGGACGCGGCGATATTCGATATCGAGTATATCGATAAAAGCCCTACCCAGGTGGACGAGGTGTATTTGCGGGATGGGCTGCGGGCCGACTATAACCGGCGCTTCTCTCAAATAGGGGCCAATGTGGCGGAGCTGCTCAATGCGGTCGGCGCAGGGTATATACCGGTGAAGGAGGCTCCGGCGTATATCGGCGACATGATGGACCTCATCGCCGACGAGCGGGACGGCCTCTACAGGGATACCCTGGCCATCACCAGGGATAATGATGAGTACCTTGCCCAGGCTGCGGCCCTGTTCGGAAAAGCCTGGGGAACACTAAACCTGCAGGATGAATTTCCCCTCACCGGGGAACAGGCGGAACGGCGGCCCCTGGCGGAACAGCGCTTTTCCTATCCACTTACTGCGGATGAGGATGTTCCTGTGGGTAATAATATTGATATTCTCGCCGCAATTCCGTCTTTTATGTCGGCTGTCCGTGGAGCGGGATTTACCAATGTGGAAATTGACAGCGATGGTATCAGGCGGCGCATATTTCTGACCAGGAAGGTCGGGGATCACTGGTATCTTCAGCTTGCCTTTGCGCCCTTGATGGAATATCTGGGATACCCTTCAATTGAACTGCATCCCCGCAAGCTCATCATAAAAGGCGCCGAAGCCGGGGATAGGGTTATTCCCCTGGACAGCGCCGGAGCAATGCTGCTGGATTGGCCTACCGCAAGCTACCGGGATAGTTACTCCCATATTTCATTTTTACGGTTTTCCCTGCTGACCGAATACGAGGCCCATATTGAACAGTACCTGGACGCCCTTCTTTTTGCGGACCGGCATTTGTTTCCCCATATTGTAGAAAACTCAGGAACCCTTGCCGCAATTCTTAATAATGCCAATGACGAGCGTTCCCGTGCGGTGGAAGGGACCGACGAGGCTAGCTTTGCAAAATACATGGTTTTGCGGGATCAGGGTCTGGTTCAATTAGAGGAATTTCTTGACGGCGCCGGGGATTACCTTGAAACTGAAACCCTGGGATTTTTGGAAAACCCGGGGGGGCTGGATCCTGAGTATATCAGGCAGGAAGCAGAGTACTGTCAAAACCTGCTTGAGTATCTGCAAACCGAGTTAAAGGCCCTGGAAGAGACCCGGGGCTATTTGCGGGAAAACCTTGCAGGAAAATTGTGCATCATCGGGCGGGTTGATACAGGAACCACGGATATCGGGGTCAACCCCTTTCACGGGGAATACGTTAATGTGGGTACCCACGCGGTGGTGCTGGATACCATACTGTCTTCTTCTTTTATCACCCCCCTGCCATCTTTCTGGAGTATACTAATACTGTTTCTGCTGGGCCCCCTTGTTATTATAAGTATTTCAAATGTTACTCCTGGATTACGTTTCCTCCTGGGTATTTCCGCAGATTTGCTGTTTTTTATTTTCAGCTTCTGCCTCTTTTATTTCAAGGGCATCTTCCTGGCACCCCTGAATCCAGCGCTTGCCCTGATCACGGCCCTTGTTTTGCGGGAAACCCTCGCCTATGTGGGAACCGAAAAGGAAAAAAAGTTTATCCGCTCCGCCTTCTCCCGGTACCTTGCCCCCAAGGTTATTGAGCAGATCATTGCGGACCCTTCCAAATTGCAGCTCGGCGGCCAGAAGCGGGAAATGACCGCCATGTTTACGGATATCCGCAGTTTTTCTACCATTTCGGAAGCCTTAGGCGATCCGGCCATGCTGGTGCAGCTCCTCAATTTCTACTTGACCCGGATGAGCAACATTGTCATGGAACACCAGGGGACCATCGACAAATACGAAGGGGACGCGATTATTGCCTTTTTCGGCGCGCCTTTGGAACTGCCTAACCATGCGGTTATGGCCTGCCGTTCCGCCGTTGAGATGAAAAAAGCAGAGCTGGCAATCAACAGGGATGCCATAAGCGAGGGCCTAGTAACCGAAGCTGCCATAGAAGCGCTGCTGAAAAAGGGCATCATAACGGAAAGCGGCAGATCGGAACCGGTTTTTACCCGCATCGGCCTCAACACCGGGGACATGGTGGTGGGGAACATGGGGACCCCGAACAAGATGGACTACACCATCATGGGCGACGCAGTGAACCTGGCGGCCCGGCTTGAAGGGGTAAACAAGCAGTACAATACCCGGGGCATTCTTATCAGCGAATACACCCGCGCCCAAATCGGGGAAGAATTCCTTTTGCGCCGCCTTGACCGGGTCCGGGTGGTGGGGAAAAACGAGCCCATACGCCTGTACGAAATTGTGGACATGGCGGATGCCGCTTCCGCTGAGGATGCCAAAAGGGTAGGGCTCTTTAATGCCGCCCTGGACTTTTTTGAAAACCGGGACTGGGCTGCGGCGGACGAGGGCTTTCAGGCGGTCCTGGAAATGGCGCCCCTGGACGGGCCTGGGCTCATATACCGGAAACGATGCGCCGCATTCAGGAAAAAAACTGCGGACGACAACTGGGACGGGGTATTTAACTTGGATGAAAAATAG
- the gpmI gene encoding 2,3-bisphosphoglycerate-independent phosphoglycerate mutase produces the protein MVEALKKNPAWKGRKGPVVLVIMDGVGYGKYKEGDAVADSKMYHLDAIRAKSPNTKLKAHGKAVGLPSDEDMGNSEVGHNAMGCGRVFNQGAALVSTSIETGALFQGHAWKEVAATKGTLHFIGLFSDGNVHSHLDHLKAMIKQAKADGVKKVRVHTLFDGRDVGETSALEYIDPFEAFLKEQSTGGFDARIASGGGRMWITMDRYGADWSMVERGWKVHVHGEGRQFASAREAVESYRKEIPGIIDQDLKEFVIADGGKPIGAIQDGDSVVYFNFRGDRSLEITAAFEDDKFDKFDRGRRPAVTYAGMMEYDGDLHAPKRYLVSPPSIDRTMGEYLAATGVRTLAISETQKYGHVTYFFNGNRTGKFDDKLEDFVEIKSDVLPFEQRPWMKCAEITDRILEAIPSGKYDFIRLNFPNGDMVGHTGVYQAVICSMEAMDLQLGRIAKAVDEAGAVLVITADHGNSDDMFEHDKKTGAVSRKADGSPKAKTSHSLNPVPCIIYDPGYQGEYKREPHEGSLVEGLGISSIAATCIELLGYTPPEDYDKPVITR, from the coding sequence GTGGTAGAAGCCCTTAAAAAGAATCCGGCCTGGAAAGGACGGAAAGGTCCCGTGGTGCTGGTCATCATGGACGGCGTAGGATACGGCAAGTACAAAGAAGGCGATGCGGTCGCCGATTCCAAGATGTACCATCTTGATGCAATCCGGGCAAAAAGCCCCAATACCAAACTCAAGGCCCACGGCAAGGCGGTAGGCCTCCCCTCGGACGAGGATATGGGCAACAGCGAAGTGGGCCACAATGCCATGGGCTGCGGCCGGGTCTTTAACCAGGGGGCAGCCCTGGTGTCCACGTCCATCGAAACCGGCGCCCTATTCCAAGGCCATGCCTGGAAAGAGGTTGCCGCCACCAAGGGAACCCTGCACTTTATCGGCCTTTTTTCCGACGGCAACGTGCACAGCCACCTGGACCACCTGAAGGCCATGATCAAGCAGGCCAAGGCGGATGGAGTAAAGAAAGTCCGGGTCCACACCCTTTTTGACGGCCGGGACGTGGGGGAAACCAGCGCCCTGGAATACATTGATCCCTTTGAAGCATTCCTTAAGGAACAAAGTACCGGCGGATTTGATGCCCGGATCGCTTCCGGGGGCGGGCGTATGTGGATCACCATGGACCGCTACGGCGCTGACTGGTCTATGGTGGAGCGGGGCTGGAAAGTCCATGTCCACGGCGAAGGCCGGCAATTCGCCAGCGCCCGGGAAGCCGTGGAAAGCTACCGCAAGGAAATCCCCGGAATTATCGACCAGGACCTCAAGGAATTCGTCATCGCCGACGGCGGTAAACCCATCGGCGCCATTCAGGACGGGGACTCGGTAGTCTACTTCAACTTCCGGGGGGATCGCTCCCTGGAAATCACCGCCGCCTTCGAGGACGACAAATTTGACAAATTCGACCGGGGCCGCAGGCCCGCCGTTACCTATGCGGGGATGATGGAATACGATGGGGACCTCCACGCGCCCAAGCGCTACCTGGTGAGCCCTCCTTCCATCGACCGGACCATGGGGGAATACCTGGCTGCCACCGGGGTCCGGACTCTTGCGATTTCGGAAACCCAGAAGTACGGCCATGTGACCTACTTTTTCAACGGCAACCGCACCGGCAAATTTGACGACAAGCTTGAAGACTTTGTGGAGATCAAGAGCGATGTACTCCCCTTTGAACAGCGACCCTGGATGAAGTGCGCCGAAATCACCGACCGGATCCTGGAAGCCATCCCCTCGGGCAAATACGACTTTATCCGGCTCAACTTCCCCAACGGTGACATGGTCGGCCACACCGGGGTCTACCAGGCGGTAATCTGCTCCATGGAAGCCATGGACCTCCAACTGGGCCGCATCGCCAAGGCAGTTGACGAAGCCGGTGCAGTCCTGGTGATCACCGCCGACCACGGCAACTCCGACGACATGTTCGAACACGACAAAAAAACCGGCGCCGTGTCCCGTAAAGCCGACGGCAGTCCCAAGGCCAAAACCAGCCACAGCCTCAACCCCGTGCCCTGCATCATCTACGATCCGGGATACCAGGGCGAATACAAGCGGGAACCCCATGAGGGATCCTTGGTTGAAGGGCTGGGAATCAGCTCCATTGCGGCGACCTGCATAGAGCTGCTGGGCTATACGCCCCCTGAGGACTACGATAAGCCGGTAATAACCCGGTAA
- a CDS encoding ABC transporter substrate-binding protein: MKKGFLLVLVIALGLQGLYAGGSKQGGTASSAKTVTIGCNVNTPYGTLDPVHEDGTILWIIELAFEGLVDTVETAGGGVALAPALADSWEISADGLFYTFHLKPGVKFADGTPVTTADWIWSFERARDTPESPWASYAEPIKAITAPNANTLVIELKRLNAPFLSMLAVHNFSVQSKARFDKLGADEYFKHPLGTGPFYFTDWGLHEYYRLEKNPYYYGGVSKVDVLQFNVVEDDNTRIMQLQAGDIDVCLNPPANRIAELQADKNIDVEIVNSTEQRYVNFNTTKPNLNNATVRRALRMATNKNEIIKMAVFGYGEPTYIVYPRIIGEFFNTDIVDEGYDPVKAKALLTQAGFPNGFTTEISYSNGNSVVEGIATLLKAQWAQIGVTLNLTPMEGAALSEQFDTLNHTITMLRWSEDTNDPAGLTDFIAVYDQSHGFHTGFKNSRMTELAEIAAGTVDTAKRAAAYKEIQKILYDEAPLFPVYQASYFLATRKNISGFKQLSLGQYDLSELVKN; this comes from the coding sequence ATGAAAAAAGGATTTCTTTTGGTTCTGGTCATAGCCCTGGGCTTACAGGGGCTCTATGCCGGAGGCAGCAAGCAGGGGGGCACGGCAAGCAGCGCCAAGACCGTTACCATCGGGTGTAATGTTAACACCCCCTACGGCACCCTAGACCCGGTCCACGAAGACGGCACCATCCTGTGGATTATCGAACTGGCTTTTGAAGGCCTGGTGGATACCGTTGAGACAGCTGGTGGCGGGGTAGCCCTGGCCCCGGCCCTGGCGGACAGCTGGGAGATAAGCGCCGACGGGCTTTTCTACACCTTCCATTTAAAACCCGGGGTCAAGTTTGCGGACGGAACTCCGGTAACAACTGCTGATTGGATTTGGTCCTTTGAGCGGGCCCGGGATACCCCGGAAAGCCCCTGGGCGTCCTATGCGGAACCCATCAAGGCAATCACGGCGCCCAACGCCAATACCTTGGTCATAGAACTGAAGCGGCTCAATGCTCCCTTCCTGTCCATGCTGGCGGTACACAACTTCAGTGTCCAGAGCAAAGCCCGGTTTGACAAACTGGGGGCTGATGAGTATTTTAAACACCCCCTGGGAACCGGTCCCTTCTACTTTACCGATTGGGGGCTTCATGAATACTATCGGCTGGAAAAGAACCCCTACTACTACGGTGGGGTATCCAAGGTTGATGTGCTCCAGTTCAATGTGGTGGAGGATGACAATACCCGGATAATGCAGCTCCAGGCAGGGGATATCGATGTTTGCCTCAACCCTCCCGCCAACCGCATCGCCGAACTCCAGGCCGACAAGAATATCGATGTTGAAATCGTCAATTCAACCGAACAGCGGTATGTGAACTTCAACACCACCAAGCCCAATCTGAACAACGCTACTGTACGTCGGGCGCTCAGGATGGCTACCAATAAAAACGAGATCATCAAAATGGCCGTATTCGGCTATGGAGAACCTACTTATATTGTGTACCCCCGGATTATCGGCGAATTTTTTAACACCGATATTGTGGATGAAGGGTACGATCCGGTCAAAGCCAAGGCGCTGCTGACCCAGGCGGGGTTTCCCAACGGCTTTACCACGGAGATCAGCTACTCCAACGGCAATTCCGTGGTTGAAGGGATTGCCACCCTGCTCAAGGCCCAGTGGGCCCAGATCGGGGTTACCCTGAACCTGACCCCCATGGAAGGCGCCGCCCTGAGCGAACAGTTTGATACTCTGAACCATACCATCACCATGCTGCGCTGGTCCGAGGATACCAACGATCCTGCGGGGCTCACGGATTTTATCGCCGTCTACGATCAGAGCCACGGTTTCCACACCGGATTCAAGAACAGCCGCATGACCGAATTGGCCGAGATAGCTGCGGGTACCGTGGATACGGCAAAACGGGCTGCGGCATACAAGGAAATTCAGAAGATTCTCTACGACGAAGCGCCTCTTTTCCCGGTGTATCAGGCATCCTATTTCCTGGCAACCAGAAAGAACATTTCGGGGTTCAAACAGCTCTCCCTGGGCCAATATGACCTTTCGGAGCTTGTTAAAAACTGA